In one window of Gemmatimonadota bacterium DNA:
- a CDS encoding glycosyltransferase: MTVLPALPWLLFLLTLLRLGRRRPNLAELPPVAGPRLSVIIPARNEAAVIETVVRSVLATAYPDVELLVVDDRSSDDTAAIVRRLAASDPRLRLVPGADLPDGWYGKPWACHQGAVAASGELLVFTDADTRHGPELLGRALAALRARPADAVTVAPRQRCVSFWERLVMPQVWVLLGLRFQPERVNHPRRAGDVIANGQFILFTRAAYEAIGGHAAVRAEVAEDLALAQALWRHRLTLHFAFAETMMETRMYTGLRHLVEGWSKNVYLGGRRTYPDEPLLRALVPVMLGGAMLFWLLPPATLAAGAVLPLPGLGVAAWVATGASLLYWTLVAIGMQIPPWYGLGYPVGALVTLYIVLRSTLRGAARVEWKGRTYDGRVNR, encoded by the coding sequence GTGACGGTGCTGCCCGCCCTGCCCTGGCTGCTGTTCCTGCTTACGCTCCTCCGGCTTGGCCGGCGCCGCCCCAACCTCGCCGAGCTCCCGCCCGTCGCCGGTCCCCGCCTCAGCGTCATCATCCCGGCCCGCAACGAGGCCGCCGTCATCGAGACGGTGGTGCGTTCGGTACTGGCCACGGCCTATCCCGACGTCGAGCTGCTGGTGGTCGACGACCGCTCCAGCGACGACACCGCCGCGATCGTGCGGCGCCTCGCCGCGTCCGATCCGCGGCTCCGCCTGGTGCCGGGGGCCGACCTCCCCGACGGCTGGTACGGGAAGCCCTGGGCCTGCCACCAGGGCGCGGTCGCGGCCAGCGGCGAGCTGCTCGTGTTCACCGACGCCGACACCCGCCACGGCCCCGAGCTGCTCGGCCGCGCGCTCGCGGCGCTCCGCGCCCGGCCGGCCGACGCGGTGACGGTGGCGCCCCGGCAGCGCTGCGTGAGCTTCTGGGAACGCCTGGTCATGCCGCAGGTGTGGGTGCTGCTCGGGCTGCGGTTCCAGCCCGAGCGGGTGAATCACCCGCGCCGCGCCGGCGACGTCATCGCCAACGGGCAGTTCATCCTCTTTACCCGCGCGGCGTACGAGGCGATCGGCGGCCACGCGGCGGTGCGCGCCGAGGTGGCGGAGGACCTGGCCCTGGCGCAGGCGCTGTGGCGGCACCGGCTGACGCTGCACTTTGCGTTTGCCGAGACGATGATGGAGACCCGGATGTACACCGGGCTCCGCCACCTCGTCGAGGGATGGTCCAAGAACGTGTACCTGGGCGGTCGCCGCACCTACCCGGACGAGCCGCTCCTGCGCGCCCTGGTGCCGGTGATGCTGGGCGGGGCGATGCTGTTCTGGCTGCTGCCGCCGGCGACCCTCGCCGCGGGCGCCGTCCTGCCGCTGCCCGGGCTCGGCGTGGCGGCGTGGGTGGCCACCGGCGCCTCGCTGCTCTACTGGACGCTGGTCGCGATCGGGATGCAGATCCCGCCCTGGTACGGGCTGGGCTACCCGGTCGGGGCGCTGGTGACGCTGTACATCGTGCTGCGCTCCACCCTGCGCGGCGCCGCGCGGGTGGAGTGGAAGGGCCGCACCTACGACGGGCGCGTCAACCGGTAG
- a CDS encoding HAD-IA family hydrolase, producing MRTLATILFDLDGTLIDSVDLILASYRHTLEVHGREPIPDSEWLAGVGTPLRVQLQRAARSPEDLLVLVETYREYNLANHDTMIRPFPGVAELVRELRAAGYRTGVVTSKNRYGTQRGLQLVGLVEAIEVLVCADDVQHPKPHPEPVERAVAALGADPARTLYIGDSIHDLHSGRGAGVLTGAVLWGPFSRVELEPATPDYWFERPEQLRKLLLPK from the coding sequence ATGCGCACCCTCGCCACCATCCTGTTCGACCTCGACGGCACCCTGATCGATTCCGTCGACCTCATCCTGGCCAGCTACCGCCACACCCTCGAGGTGCACGGCCGGGAACCGATCCCGGACAGTGAATGGCTCGCGGGAGTCGGCACGCCGCTCCGGGTGCAGCTGCAGCGGGCCGCGCGCTCGCCGGAGGACCTGCTGGTGCTGGTCGAGACGTACCGCGAGTACAACCTCGCCAACCACGACACCATGATCCGGCCGTTCCCCGGGGTGGCGGAGCTGGTGCGCGAGCTGCGCGCCGCAGGGTACCGCACCGGGGTGGTGACCAGCAAGAACCGCTACGGGACCCAGCGCGGGCTGCAGCTGGTGGGGCTGGTGGAGGCGATCGAGGTCCTGGTCTGCGCCGACGACGTGCAGCACCCCAAGCCGCATCCGGAGCCGGTGGAACGGGCCGTCGCGGCGCTGGGCGCCGACCCCGCGCGCACCCTGTACATCGGGGACAGCATCCATGACCTCCACAGCGGGCGCGGGGCGGGGGTGCTGACCGGGGCGGTGCTGTGGGGGCCGTTCTCCCGGGTGGAGCTGGAACCGGCCACGCCGGACTACTGGTTCGAGCGCCCCGAGCAGCTGCGTAAGTTGTTACTCCCCAAGTAG
- a CDS encoding DUF47 family protein — MRLLPRDERFFELFTAVAERSVEAAGLMVELLKAPPDRRNFLVESIKRLEHECDTVTHEVITRLDRTFITPLDREDIHALASGLDDVVDLIDGLARRSQIFHLGEAPTGAILMAEVVKRACEQLVIAVKNLSKNDGAVLTACIALKRHEEEGDSLYHEWLGRVFEGNPDPLLVIKWKELYDNLEKTLDYCEDAANVLESISIKHG, encoded by the coding sequence GTGCGCCTGCTTCCCCGTGACGAGCGCTTCTTCGAGCTGTTCACTGCCGTGGCCGAGCGGAGCGTCGAGGCCGCGGGCCTGATGGTCGAACTGCTCAAGGCCCCGCCCGACCGGCGCAACTTCCTGGTGGAGTCGATCAAGCGGCTGGAGCACGAGTGCGACACGGTCACCCACGAGGTGATCACCCGGCTGGACCGCACTTTCATCACCCCGCTCGACCGCGAGGACATCCACGCGCTGGCCTCGGGCCTGGACGACGTGGTGGACCTGATCGACGGGCTGGCGCGGCGCTCCCAGATCTTCCACCTCGGCGAGGCGCCCACGGGGGCGATCCTGATGGCGGAGGTGGTGAAGCGGGCCTGCGAGCAGCTGGTGATCGCGGTGAAGAACCTCTCGAAGAACGACGGCGCGGTGCTGACGGCCTGCATCGCGCTCAAGCGGCACGAGGAGGAGGGCGACAGCCTCTACCACGAGTGGCTGGGCCGGGTCTTCGAGGGCAATCCCGACCCGCTGCTGGTGATCAAGTGGAAGGAGCTGTACGACAACCTGGAGAAGACCCTGGACTACTGCGAGGACGCGGCGAACGTCCTCGAGTCCATCTCGATCAAGCACGGCTGA
- a CDS encoding N-6 DNA methylase, translated as MDAARLRQLRCAADLPGLFAPGGGLGAARPLPPGTLPLPVSEAVEFGLPGRLPWIGVLTRGALTGARHLSQALQAQGRLAGVLALDPVGRQLAAALTLDRYRGLAVPLDAPSGADLQRLAGIGAIAQSASAPLAAALALADLLGTEEVGHRFFRAFQAVADRMAEGLTPAPPRGTGRTLALVQLTRVLFLYFVQARGWLDGRPDFLRRSVDDTLASRRSLHRDLFRPLFFGTLNQPPERRRRARRFGRIPFLNGGLFEPHPLERAWRGDVPTACWRDAFDALFERFRFVVAEDEVPGAIAPDMLGRVFEGLMAPDERRESGAFYTPAPVVRQLVDAALTSWVAEQAGVRPAAARERLARADPGLGAVLADIRLLDPAVGSGAFLLGALERLAGLRAGEGPPAALRRSILARNLHGVDLNPMAVRLTELRLWLAVIAVEPAGPDAAVAPLPNLDGLIRQGDSLLDPAGFLARLGARPVRSAPELRRLREAFVGARGEDKRALLARLRHAEARALEECLQLAGASLEAGITDCLLAARAPTLFGGRRGLDAPLRRELRRLRAQLAQVRRLRRRLVREGEVPWFSYEVHFGDVLARGGFDLVVGNPPWVRAEELAPGTRAALDARYRWWRARGPGFAHQPDLALAFVERGVELLAPGGVLALLLPAKLATAAYAATMRRALAEQCTLHTLADLTRDPAAAFDATAYPLALVAARRAPPAAHRVQLALRPAAGVDWPQERFRQSGPWIIAHPALLEALATLHGDHPRLGERYPPQLGVKTGANAVFLDPPPGIEPALLRRALRGRDLAPFRHGPGVPLFFPHDATGQPFGRLPEGAARYLRPHEAILRARVDYDGGPPWTLFRVRPALAAHRVVWPDLARALAAVALGGPGAGGLVPLNTCYVLAVPDRRTALALTAWLNTTWLRVAARAAADVAASGFARFNARVVGGLPLPDAVPSDARLVALAERGARGEPIQEALDDLAAAHLALPPAVRALLARAPGAHAPDRG; from the coding sequence ATGGACGCCGCCCGCCTCCGCCAGCTCCGTTGCGCCGCCGACCTGCCGGGGCTGTTCGCGCCCGGCGGCGGCCTGGGCGCGGCGCGGCCGCTGCCCCCCGGCACGCTTCCACTCCCGGTGTCGGAGGCGGTCGAGTTCGGGCTGCCGGGGCGGCTGCCCTGGATCGGCGTCCTGACCCGGGGCGCGCTCACCGGTGCGCGGCACCTGAGCCAGGCGTTGCAGGCCCAGGGCCGGCTGGCCGGCGTGCTCGCCCTGGACCCGGTGGGCCGCCAGCTGGCCGCCGCGCTCACCCTCGACCGGTACCGCGGCCTCGCCGTCCCGCTCGACGCGCCGAGCGGCGCCGACCTGCAGCGGCTGGCGGGGATCGGCGCCATCGCGCAGTCCGCGAGCGCCCCGCTCGCCGCCGCGCTGGCGCTGGCCGACCTGCTGGGCACCGAGGAGGTCGGGCACCGTTTCTTCCGCGCGTTCCAGGCGGTGGCCGACCGGATGGCGGAAGGGCTCACCCCGGCACCGCCCCGCGGCACGGGCCGCACCCTGGCGCTGGTGCAGCTCACCCGGGTGCTCTTTCTCTACTTTGTGCAGGCGCGGGGGTGGCTCGATGGCCGGCCCGACTTCCTGCGCCGGTCGGTGGACGACACCCTCGCGTCCCGCCGCTCGCTGCACCGGGACCTGTTCCGCCCCCTCTTCTTCGGGACCCTCAACCAGCCCCCGGAGCGCCGCCGCCGGGCGCGGCGGTTCGGCCGGATTCCGTTCCTCAACGGCGGGCTGTTCGAGCCGCACCCGCTGGAACGTGCCTGGCGCGGCGACGTGCCCACGGCCTGCTGGCGCGACGCCTTCGACGCGCTGTTCGAGCGCTTTCGCTTCGTGGTGGCGGAGGACGAGGTGCCGGGCGCCATCGCCCCGGACATGCTGGGGCGGGTCTTCGAGGGGCTGATGGCGCCGGATGAGCGCCGGGAGAGCGGCGCCTTCTACACCCCGGCGCCGGTGGTGCGCCAGCTGGTGGATGCCGCCCTCACCAGCTGGGTGGCCGAGCAGGCGGGGGTGCGGCCGGCGGCGGCGCGGGAGCGGCTGGCACGGGCCGACCCCGGGCTCGGCGCCGTGCTCGCGGACATCCGCCTGCTCGACCCCGCGGTCGGGTCGGGCGCCTTCCTGCTCGGCGCGCTGGAGCGGCTTGCCGGGCTGCGCGCCGGGGAGGGACCGCCGGCGGCGCTGCGGCGGAGCATCCTGGCCCGCAACCTCCACGGGGTGGACCTCAACCCCATGGCGGTCCGGCTCACGGAGCTCCGGCTGTGGCTCGCGGTGATCGCCGTGGAGCCGGCGGGCCCGGATGCCGCGGTGGCCCCGCTCCCCAACCTCGACGGCCTGATCCGCCAGGGGGACAGCCTCCTCGACCCGGCGGGGTTCCTCGCCCGGCTCGGCGCGCGGCCGGTGCGGAGCGCGCCGGAGCTGCGCCGGCTGCGGGAGGCGTTCGTGGGCGCGCGCGGCGAGGACAAGCGGGCCCTGCTGGCGCGGCTCCGCCACGCGGAGGCCCGCGCCCTCGAGGAGTGCCTGCAGCTGGCGGGGGCATCGCTGGAGGCGGGCATCACCGACTGCCTGCTCGCCGCGCGGGCGCCGACCCTCTTCGGCGGGCGGCGCGGGCTCGACGCCCCGCTGCGGCGCGAGCTGCGCCGCCTGCGCGCGCAGCTGGCGCAGGTGCGGCGGCTGCGGCGGCGCCTGGTCCGTGAGGGCGAGGTGCCGTGGTTCAGCTACGAGGTGCACTTCGGCGACGTGCTGGCGCGCGGGGGCTTTGACCTCGTGGTGGGGAACCCGCCGTGGGTGCGCGCCGAGGAACTGGCGCCCGGCACCCGCGCGGCGCTCGACGCGCGCTACCGCTGGTGGCGGGCGCGGGGGCCCGGCTTCGCGCACCAGCCGGATCTCGCGCTCGCCTTCGTGGAGCGTGGCGTCGAGCTGCTGGCGCCGGGCGGGGTGCTCGCGCTGCTGCTGCCGGCCAAGCTCGCCACCGCGGCCTACGCCGCCACGATGCGCCGGGCGCTGGCCGAGCAGTGCACCCTGCACACCCTGGCGGACCTCACCCGCGATCCCGCCGCGGCCTTCGACGCCACCGCCTACCCGCTGGCGCTGGTGGCGGCGCGCCGGGCGCCGCCGGCGGCGCACCGGGTGCAGCTGGCGCTCCGTCCGGCCGCGGGGGTGGACTGGCCACAGGAGCGCTTCCGCCAGTCGGGGCCGTGGATCATCGCCCATCCCGCCCTGCTCGAGGCGCTGGCCACGCTGCATGGGGACCATCCCCGCCTGGGCGAGCGCTACCCGCCCCAGCTGGGCGTGAAGACCGGCGCCAACGCCGTCTTCCTGGATCCCCCGCCCGGCATCGAACCGGCGCTGCTGCGCCGCGCGCTCCGGGGCCGTGACCTCGCGCCGTTCCGCCACGGGCCGGGGGTGCCGTTGTTCTTCCCGCACGACGCCACGGGGCAGCCGTTCGGGCGCCTGCCCGAGGGAGCCGCGCGCTACCTGCGCCCGCACGAGGCGATCCTGCGGGCGCGCGTGGACTACGACGGCGGCCCGCCGTGGACGCTGTTCCGGGTGCGGCCCGCGCTCGCGGCGCATCGCGTGGTGTGGCCCGACCTGGCGCGCGCGCTGGCCGCGGTGGCGCTCGGCGGCCCGGGCGCCGGTGGCCTGGTGCCGCTCAACACCTGCTATGTCCTCGCGGTGCCGGACCGGCGCACCGCGCTTGCCCTCACCGCCTGGCTCAACACCACCTGGCTCCGGGTGGCGGCACGCGCCGCCGCCGACGTGGCGGCCAGCGGCTTCGCGCGGTTCAACGCGCGGGTCGTTGGTGGCCTCCCGCTGCCGGACGCCGTCCCTTCCGACGCCCGCCTGGTGGCGCTCGCCGAGCGCGGCGCCCGTGGCGAGCCGATCCAGGAGGCCCTCGATGACCTCGCCGCCGCGCACCTCGCGCTGCCGCCCGCGGTGCGGGCACTACTGGCCCGCGCCCCCGGAGCCCACGCCCCGGATCGTGGCTGA
- a CDS encoding PAS domain S-box protein: MPAPPVSRPRIPVAIALGYIAFGVVWILFSDGLVEGIPDISPATMARLQTLKGMVFVTLSGGLIWWLARRGMGAVTEAERARQESESRYRQIFEKSTSVCLLVDVDTTHLVDVNPAAVLFYGWSREELIDKALGEIDIMPDVELRRAINSAWLERRNFFIFRHRLRSGSTRDVEVHSSPIVLNGRPTLFSIVHDITDRVRVERQLVESESNYRRALQQASDAIVVSDRQGVILEVNARAEELLGFPWEEIRGRRMEDFVAPEDRDRLPLSLRDLLEGRATLHERRLARKGGGLVEVEISARDLGDGRFQAIVRDISERRRLEEQLRQAQKMEAVGQLTGGIAHDLNNLLTVVLANSEMMAGALPTGRQDLQDDLEELQSAARRGAQMIRKLLSFSRHAPLTYQVLDLGRLVGDLLGTLRRLLPAHIEVRMQRDGSPVKSLADAGAIEQILLNLATNARDAMPRGGELVLEVRKVDVARPPAGALPGSYACLTVRDSGVGMDERVRARIFEPFFTTKPPGEGSGLGMSMIYGLTQQHGGFVELDSEVGKGTTVRIHFPLAREDHPLTEITPPPVGLRGGRETILLVEDEEGLRRVAQRALEKVGYKVLTAGDGLEALEIYHHRSHEIDLIITDVVMPKLGGIALYRTLRQDGHAPRFLFTSGYAAHEVMRGDVPDTDLQLLQKPWTLADLTHRVREVLDRGTR; the protein is encoded by the coding sequence ATGCCCGCGCCCCCGGTCTCCCGGCCGCGGATCCCGGTCGCGATCGCGCTGGGGTACATCGCCTTCGGGGTGGTCTGGATCCTCTTTTCCGACGGCCTGGTGGAGGGGATCCCCGACATCTCCCCCGCCACGATGGCGCGGCTGCAGACCCTCAAGGGCATGGTCTTCGTGACCCTGTCCGGGGGGCTCATCTGGTGGCTGGCGCGCCGCGGCATGGGCGCCGTCACGGAGGCGGAGCGGGCACGGCAGGAGAGCGAGTCGCGGTATCGCCAGATCTTCGAGAAGTCGACCTCCGTCTGCCTCCTCGTGGACGTCGACACCACCCACCTGGTGGACGTGAACCCGGCGGCGGTGCTGTTCTACGGCTGGTCCCGCGAGGAGCTGATCGACAAGGCCCTCGGCGAGATCGACATCATGCCGGACGTGGAGCTGCGGCGCGCGATCAACTCCGCGTGGCTGGAGCGGCGGAACTTCTTCATCTTCCGCCACCGTCTCCGGTCCGGCTCCACCCGCGACGTCGAGGTGCACTCGAGCCCGATCGTCCTCAACGGCCGCCCCACCCTCTTCTCGATCGTCCACGACATCACCGACCGGGTGCGGGTCGAGCGGCAGCTGGTCGAGTCCGAGTCCAACTACCGCCGGGCCCTGCAGCAGGCCTCCGACGCCATCGTGGTCAGCGACCGGCAGGGCGTGATCCTCGAGGTCAACGCCCGGGCCGAGGAGCTGCTCGGGTTCCCCTGGGAGGAGATCCGCGGCCGCCGCATGGAGGACTTCGTGGCGCCCGAGGACCGCGACCGGCTGCCGCTCAGCCTGCGCGACCTGCTGGAGGGACGCGCCACCCTGCACGAGCGCCGGCTGGCCCGGAAGGGTGGCGGCCTGGTCGAGGTGGAGATCAGCGCCCGCGACCTCGGCGACGGCCGCTTCCAGGCCATCGTGCGCGACATCTCCGAGCGCCGCCGCCTGGAGGAGCAGCTCCGTCAGGCGCAGAAGATGGAGGCCGTGGGCCAGCTCACCGGCGGCATCGCCCACGACCTCAACAACCTGCTGACCGTGGTGCTCGCCAACAGCGAGATGATGGCGGGGGCGCTGCCCACCGGGCGGCAGGACCTGCAGGACGACCTCGAGGAGCTCCAGTCGGCGGCGCGCCGCGGCGCGCAGATGATCCGCAAGCTGCTCTCCTTCAGCCGCCACGCCCCGCTCACCTACCAGGTGCTCGACCTCGGCCGCCTCGTGGGCGACCTGCTCGGCACCCTGCGCCGCCTGCTCCCCGCCCACATCGAGGTGCGGATGCAGCGCGACGGCAGCCCGGTCAAGTCGCTCGCCGACGCCGGCGCCATCGAGCAGATCCTGCTCAACCTCGCCACCAACGCCCGCGACGCGATGCCCCGCGGCGGGGAGCTGGTGCTCGAGGTGCGCAAGGTGGACGTCGCGCGGCCCCCCGCCGGCGCCCTCCCCGGCAGCTACGCCTGCCTCACCGTCCGCGACAGCGGCGTGGGCATGGACGAGCGGGTGCGGGCCCGCATCTTCGAGCCGTTCTTCACCACCAAGCCCCCCGGCGAGGGCAGCGGCCTCGGCATGTCGATGATCTACGGCCTCACCCAGCAGCATGGCGGGTTCGTGGAGCTCGACAGCGAGGTCGGCAAGGGCACCACCGTCCGGATCCACTTCCCGCTCGCCCGCGAGGACCACCCCCTCACCGAGATCACCCCGCCGCCGGTGGGGCTCCGCGGCGGCCGCGAGACGATCCTGCTGGTGGAGGACGAGGAGGGCCTGCGCCGCGTGGCCCAGCGCGCCCTCGAGAAGGTCGGCTACAAGGTGCTCACCGCCGGCGACGGCCTCGAGGCGCTGGAGATCTACCACCACCGCTCCCACGAGATCGACCTCATCATCACCGACGTGGTGATGCCCAAGCTCGGCGGCATCGCGCTGTACCGCACCCTCCGCCAGGATGGCCACGCCCCCCGCTTCCTCTTCACCTCGGGCTACGCCGCCCACGAGGTGATGCGCGGCGACGTGCCCGACACCGACCTGCAGCTGCTGCAGAAGCCCTGGACCCTCGCCGACCTCACCCATCGGGTCCGCGAGGTGCTCGATCGCGGCACCCGCTGA